GGCTCTAAATGGATAAAAGACTCTATGAAGCATGGGAATCCTGCGTCAAGTGCGGTATATGTCGAAGTGTCTGTCCTGTTTTTAAAGAAGAAAAGACAGAGCCTTTTGTCGCACGAGGTCACATAACACTTCTAAGCGAACTTATCAAAGGAAATATAGATTTTTCCGAAGAAACAGCAAAAGATTATCTGTATAAGTGTCTTTTATGTACAACATGTGTTGAATCATGTCCGAATAATTCAGAGACAGACACAATCGTTGAGATAGCAAGACATGAAGTTATAAGAAGACACGGACTTCCTACATACAAAAAGGTCATGTCGAAGGTTTTAAAAAGCAGAGAGCTTATGGATTTTGCCTTTAAAAGCGCATCTGTCTTCTCGCCTGTATTCTCAAAATCTCAAAGCAAACCGAGAGACGGCATAAAATTAAGAACATCCCTTGCAGGTATAGAAAAAGACAGACTCCTACCGCCAATATCAAAACAGACATTTTTAGATAAATACAAAGACGATAGAAAAAGGGCTAAGATTGCTTTGTTTCCAGGCTGTCTAATAAATTACACATACACGAGCATAGGCGATTCGTTGGTTGAGATTTTGAAAAAACTAAGGATAGACTTTACCGTCCCGAAAAAGCAGCTCTGCTGTGGTGCTCCGATTTATTTTGCTGGAAACTTTGAAGATGCAAGATATTTAGCTAAAAAAAATATAGATTTATTCTTAAATCTTGACGTTGAATATATACTGGTTTTGGAGCCAACATGTGCAAGCATGATAAAAAACGACTATCCCAAGCTGTTTATGTATTTTGAAGACAAAAAATGGGAAGACAGAGCAAGAGAGTTAAGCAGAAAAATTCTCGACCCTGTAAAGTTTTTACATGATAAAACCGATGCATTAAATAGTTTAAAGAGACTAAACATAAAAACGACATACCACGACCCATGCCACCTAAAAAGGGCTCAAAAAATAAAAGATGAGCCAAGAGCATTTTTAAAAAAGGCGACTGATTTTGTTGAGATGAAGAAAGCAGACAGATGCTGTGGTAATGGTGGTACATTCAGTATAGATTACCGCGATGTATCCTTAAAAATAGCAAAGAGAAAGGTAAAAAATATTGAAGAGACGCATGCTCAATATCTCGTTACAGGCTGCAGCGCCTGTATCATGCAGCTTGCAGACATTCTGAATCAAGAGAAGAAGGATATAAAAGTCAGGCATACACTTGAGATAATAAATATGGCTATGGGAGGCAAAAGTGAAGGTTAAAAAGGCCGTTTTGCCGGTTGCTGGATTCGGAACTCGATTTTTACCAGCTACCAAATCATCATCAAAGGAGATGCTGCCGCTTGTTGATAAACCATTAATCCATTATGCTGTTGAAGATGCTGTTAAAGCAGGAATCGAGCAAATCATATTCATAACAGGAAGAGGCAAAAGAGCCATAGAAGATTACTTTGACATATCGTTTGAGCTTGAATTTCACCTAAAATTTCAGGGTAAAGAAGAGCTTGTTGAAAAAATGAGAGAGATAAGCAA
This genomic stretch from Hippea alviniae EP5-r harbors:
- a CDS encoding (Fe-S)-binding protein — translated: MDKRLYEAWESCVKCGICRSVCPVFKEEKTEPFVARGHITLLSELIKGNIDFSEETAKDYLYKCLLCTTCVESCPNNSETDTIVEIARHEVIRRHGLPTYKKVMSKVLKSRELMDFAFKSASVFSPVFSKSQSKPRDGIKLRTSLAGIEKDRLLPPISKQTFLDKYKDDRKRAKIALFPGCLINYTYTSIGDSLVEILKKLRIDFTVPKKQLCCGAPIYFAGNFEDARYLAKKNIDLFLNLDVEYILVLEPTCASMIKNDYPKLFMYFEDKKWEDRARELSRKILDPVKFLHDKTDALNSLKRLNIKTTYHDPCHLKRAQKIKDEPRAFLKKATDFVEMKKADRCCGNGGTFSIDYRDVSLKIAKRKVKNIEETHAQYLVTGCSACIMQLADILNQEKKDIKVRHTLEIINMAMGGKSEG